The genomic interval CGCAGCCGAGAACTTGCCCAGATTGGGCGTCTCCCTGTCGATTCGCAACGGCAACGAACTGGGGCCGGCAACATCTTTTTCGAGGATCGGCACCCAGTTGTCCGGCAGATAGCGCGTAAGCTCGAACTGCACCCGGTTATCATCAATCGAGACGTGGGCAGGAAGAATTAGAGGATTTGGATCGCCGTTCTCCCACAGGCTGTGAATAACCGCGGCCATCAGGCGGAGAACGCCGCGCGTACGCTGGAAGCTCGCCAAGGTGGACCAATCCGAATAGAGGCGGTCGAAGACTTCAGGGTGAATCGGATAGGCGGCCCGGATCCGCTTTTCGTAGTCCGCATCCCGACACTCCACCGGAAACTCCTGCTGCTGGGTTCGGTAGAGGTCGGCGAAGCCTCGCGCCACCACGTCCCGGTCCTTGAACCGCCCCGGGTCGGTGAGGGGCTCGAACAGGCGCCGCCGAACGATCTCGAAACCCTCATCTGCGCTAGCCGGACGCCAAGACGATTCGACACGGGCCACCACGTTGCGTAGCCGGACGAGAGCCTCGCGACCGCGCTGTCCACCCACCTCCACGTCATCCACATGAGGCGAACCACCTGAATCCGACGCCGGCAGGCTGATGACTAGAAGGCAGTTCCTGGCCGCTCTCGCTGCTTCGGTGAGCGTCTGGGCAAAGGTGAACTGAGTTTCGAAGCTCCCGGCGGGCAGGTCGCTCTGATCGTGAAGTTGGCGCGCATAGGCGACCCACTCGTCGATCAGGATCATGCAGGGACCATATTCGTTGAGAAGCTCCCGCAGCACGTCGCCCGGACTCGTGGCCCTCTCGTCGTCCGCTTGAACCCGGTCGAAAGCGCTCTTGCCGAGCTGCCAAGCCAACTCACCCCATAGGGTTCGAACCGTCGTGCCATCCGGTTTGATTGAAGGATTTCCGGGAGATATCTTGTTGCCCACCAACACGATCCGTGCGACAGATGGCAGTCGGTCCGCGCCGGCATCCTGCATGATCTGCTCCACATCCATCAAGTCGCTGGTGGTAGCACCCGAGAACAGGTGATACAGCGCAAGCATCGAGTGGGTTTTCCCGCCCCCGAAGTTGGTCTGAAGGTCCACCACGGGGTCGCCGTCATTCCCGGTCAAGCGTTGCACGGCCCTCACCAGTAGCCGCTTCAGACTCTCCGTGAGGTACGTACGCCGGAAGAACTCCACCGGGTCCCGATAGTCGTCGGTCCCCTCGCCCAGGTACACCTGCCACAGGTCAGCGGCAAACTCGGCCTGCTGATAGCGGCCACTGGCCACATCCGCGTGCGGCGTGATCACCTCGCGCCACGGCTTGAGGCCGGCCGTTGCTCCGCTCTCGATGGCCGCACCTACCTGCTTGCGGCGCTCTCCCCGTGTCTGTTCATCGAACCGGACGCGTAAGAGTTCCATCTTGAGCTTGTCCAATTCTTCGGACTGTGGCGCCGACACGGCCGCCAGAAGACGACTGGCCGAGTCCAGCGCCCGATAGGCATCGTCGCTAGAGATGCTTTCCTGGTGCGCCCACTTATTGCGCCACCCACGCAGCTCGGACACGAGACTCCGTTCCGCATTCCCCAGGATGTTCCGAAACACTAACTGCCAGTTGTCCCAAATCAGCTTCAGCAGACCCGCAACGTCCTGCTCGGACAAGGGCTTGCTCGGTGCAGCGGTGCCTTCTGCGGCGTTCTTGTCCTTTAACTCCCGTCCGACGAAGGGCACGAGGCCGTCTCGGAGCACCTCCATCGCCTTACCGACTCGTTCGTGATTGGTTATCGCCATCCGTCGCCTCGGTTCGCTCCCAGTATCGTCTCACGGCTCATCCGCAGTCCATTCCACAGGATTGTTCAGCGGGCGGCCAGTTCGCGCTTCAAGTCGGCAAACGCCGCCTCTTCGAGATCGAGGCGGTCACGAATGATGCGTTCGATCCACGCGTCGATACTCTTCTCACGGTGG from Deltaproteobacteria bacterium carries:
- a CDS encoding DUF499 domain-containing protein, with amino-acid sequence MAITNHERVGKAMEVLRDGLVPFVGRELKDKNAAEGTAAPSKPLSEQDVAGLLKLIWDNWQLVFRNILGNAERSLVSELRGWRNKWAHQESISSDDAYRALDSASRLLAAVSAPQSEELDKLKMELLRVRFDEQTRGERRKQVGAAIESGATAGLKPWREVITPHADVASGRYQQAEFAADLWQVYLGEGTDDYRDPVEFFRRTYLTESLKRLLVRAVQRLTGNDGDPVVDLQTNFGGGKTHSMLALYHLFSGATTSDLMDVEQIMQDAGADRLPSVARIVLVGNKISPGNPSIKPDGTTVRTLWGELAWQLGKSAFDRVQADDERATSPGDVLRELLNEYGPCMILIDEWVAYARQLHDQSDLPAGSFETQFTFAQTLTEAARAARNCLLVISLPASDSGGSPHVDDVEVGGQRGREALVRLRNVVARVESSWRPASADEGFEIVRRRLFEPLTDPGRFKDRDVVARGFADLYRTQQQEFPVECRDADYEKRIRAAYPIHPEVFDRLYSDWSTLASFQRTRGVLRLMAAVIHSLWENGDPNPLILPAHVSIDDNRVQFELTRYLPDNWVPILEKDVAGPSSLPLRIDRETPNLGKFSAARRVARTIYLGSAPALEAANRGLEDRRVKLGCVLPGESPAVFGDALRRLAGAATYLYQDGNRYWYSTQPTVTKLAEDRAEQLRREPDKLVQELRNCLSADLRQRGDFSRVHPLPQSGQDVPDDRDARLVVLGGDQPYSREGDNPAQVTATAILESRGTAPRLYRNSLVFLAADRTRLQDLDEALRHRLAWESILAEREQLNLSPHQVKQAEIQLDASASAVTVRLPETYQWLLVPVQSKPQDSMAWQSIRLTGEGPLAVRACKRLKSEEHLVVALGATRLRMEMDQVPLWRGNHVTVQQIVEDFSRYPYLPRLKDSTVVLTAIADGVGLLNWRQDSFAFAESYDEQGQRYRGLRGGHAIALPDAGSYGMLVKPEVACRQLDAEAPSSTVPANQPDEIKPPAAPVAPGSGSDNIGPVKLVALRPRRFHGTVELDAMRVGLDASQIADEVVAHLTSLVGAKVKVTLEVEAEIPDGAPDRVVRTVTENTRTLKFISHGFEQE